From a single Mobula birostris isolate sMobBir1 chromosome 13, sMobBir1.hap1, whole genome shotgun sequence genomic region:
- the LOC140207583 gene encoding uncharacterized protein, with amino-acid sequence MARQSVHTEERPFTCPDCGKGFRYSSKLKGHQRVHTGERPFTCSDCGKRFTRSSHLQSHQRVHTGEKPFTCSDCGKGFTCSYELKVHQRVHTGERLFTCSHCGKGFTQSSQLKVHQRVHTGERPFTCSDCGEGFTQSSHLQRHQRVHTGEKPFTCSECGKGFTESSSLQRHQSVHTGERPFTCSDCGKGFTRSYELKVHQRVHTGERPFTCSDCGKGFTRSSHVQSHQRVHTWERPFTCSDCGKGFTESTSLQRHQSVHTEERPFTCSDCGKGFTLSSQLLRHQRIHTGERPFTCSVCGKRFSRSSHLQRHQSVHTGEKPFTCSVCGKRFSRSSSLQRHQRVHTGSRTFTCSDIGKRFSQPSPPNVHH; translated from the coding sequence atGGCTcgccagtcagttcacaccgaggagcggccgttcacctgcccagactgcgggaagggattcaggtactcatctaaactgaagggacatcagagagttcacaccggagagaggccgttcacctgctcagactgtgggaagagattcactcggtcatcacacctacagagtcatcagcgagttcacactggggagaagccgttcacctgctcagactgtgggaagggattcacttgctcatatgaactgaaggtacatcagagagttcacaccggagagaggctgttcacctgctcacactgtgggaagggattcactcagtcatctcaactgaaggtacatcagcgagttcacactggggagaggccgttcacatgctcagactgtggggagggattcactcagtcatcccacctacagagacaccagcgagttcacactggggagaagccgttcacttgctcagaatgtgggaagggattcactgagtcatccagcctacagagacaccagtcagttcacactggagagaggccgttcacctgctcggactgtgggaagggattcactcggtcatatgaactgaaggtacatcagagagttcacactggagagaggccattcacctgctcagactgtgggaagggatttactcggtCATCCCacgtacagagtcatcagcgagttcacacttgggagaggccgttcacctgctcagactgtgggaagggattcactgagtcaaccagcctacagagacaccagtcagttcacactgaggagaggccattcacttgctcagactgtgggaagggattcactttgtcatctcagctactgagacaccagcgaattcacactggagagaggccattcacctgctcagtctgtgggaagagattctctcggtcatcccacctacagagacaccagtcagttcacactggggagaagccgttcacctgctcagtctgtgggaagagattctctcggtcatccagcctacagagacaccagcgagttcacaccgggtcgaggacgttcacctgctcagatattgggaagagattctctcagccatctccaccaaatgtgcatcattga